The Salvia splendens isolate huo1 chromosome 21, SspV2, whole genome shotgun sequence genome includes a window with the following:
- the LOC121785295 gene encoding uncharacterized protein LOC121785295, producing MAKIDVEIPGTVTVNVESRWRVLHRVPIYMRMDMKQIYDPLGPYHDRLTPQLQLVEPLKEEILVLFCGSAARKSFLLCEVRERIGEIRHFYGGAGASKFTNTELHLPSFYFTSNSKVFFSNLIAFEMSPQANTEYGVTSYFHFMKTLIDKPKDVKVLRKKGILYSRLAKDEEVVEMFKSIDTYGYSNDKLLYNAKKSIEEHYNNKARTWMADLINTKFRSPWSVIALAAATILLGLTFLQTYYTMQPLPQTP from the exons ATGGCAAAGATAGATGTGGAAATTCCGGGCACCGTCACTGTCAACGTCGAATCCAGGTGGCGCGTGCTGCACAGAGTGCCGATATACATGCGAATGGACATGAAGCAAATTTACGACCCCCTCGGCCCGTACCACGACCGCCTGACTCCACAGCTGCAGCTGGTGGAGCCGCTCAAGGAGGAGATACTAGTTCTGTTTTGCGGAAGCGCTGCCCGCAAAAGCTTCCTTCTGTGCGAGGTCCGCGAGCGGATAGGTGAAATCAGGCATTTCTACGGCGGAGCAGGAG CCAGCAAGTTCACCAACACTGAGCTCCACCTCCCTTCCTTCTACTTCACTAGCAATAGCAAAGTATTCTTCTCCAATCTCATTGCTTTTGAGATGTCGCCACAGGCAAATACAGAATATGGCGTGACGTCTTACTTTCATTTCATGAAAACGCTGATCGACAAGCCTAAAGATGTAAAGGTGCTGCGGAAGAAAGGTATACTCTACAGCCGGTTGGCTAAGGATGAAGAGGTGGTCGAGATGTTTAAAAGCATCGATACTTATGGATACTCGAACGATAAGCTTTTATATAACGCGAAGAAAAGTATTGAGGAGCACTACAACAACAAAGCGAGGACGTGGATGGCCGACCTCATCAACACCAAGTTTCGGAGCCCATGGAGTGTTATAGCTCTTGCCGCCGCCACTATTCTACTTGGCCTCACTTTTCTACAAACATACTACACAAT GCAGCCACTCCCCCAAACTCCCTAA
- the LOC121783928 gene encoding uncharacterized protein LOC121783928: MALEKSAEIVVEPVGGEGVRNQAPGLMLHRVPELVRREKNKNHIYEPQVVPLGPYHHREHPERELVEPLKNELRVKLCGGADRESSLLKQIHERIGEIRHFYGGADGFTDKELAEMMLRDACFLIGYMHGGDSFPLISRRLGMIRNLIMNGDMRMLENQIPFWLISLIHPHPKSLLCNYMNLIVFGDNRMPTQASGGGEEPIAGYKRITQLPWENGRGEEPLHLLEASRQTLLSLADNQENWVVKESSVTVWQIVNSQFRSVTDLKAKGIRFRRSSHCLTDIKFSSFAFYAELHLPSFYLTKKTRVYFSNIIAFEMSPNKRHTDFAVTTYLNFMKALIHNANDVKVLREKGILYGSLASDDEVVEMFKSIETYGCSNRAQGLFRDVKMRIEEHCNSKARTWMADLMKTNFRSPWTVIALVAAALLICLTFLQTFYTINPHI; the protein is encoded by the coding sequence ATGGCTTTGGAGAAGAGTGCAGAGATAGTTGTGGAACCTGTGGGTGGCGAGGGTGTTCGCAACCAAGCTCCGGGGCTCATGCTGCACAGAGTGCCAGAGCTTGTGCGGCGGGAGAAGAATAAGAATCACATTTATGAGCCACAAGTAGTTCCCCTTGGCCCATACCACCACCGCGAGCATCCAGAACGAGAGCTAGTGGAGCCACTCAAGAACGAGCTACGTGTtaaactttgcggaggcgctgaCCGAGAGAGCTCCCTTCTGAAGCAGATCCATGAGCGGATAGGCGAAATCCGCCATTTCTATGGCGGAGCAGATGGCTTCACCGACAAGGAATTGGCTGAAATGATGCTTCGCGATGCCTGCTTCCTCATAGGCTACATGCATGGAGGTGATTCCTTCCCCCTAATTAGCCGACGCCTGGGAATGATCAGGAATTTGATCATGAATGGAGATATGAGAATGCTGGAGAATCAGATTCCGTTTTGGCTCATCTCCTTAATACACCCTCATCCGAAATCATTGCTGTGCAACTACATGAACCTCATTGTTTTTGGGGATAACAGGATGCCGACACAAGCAAGCGGAGGAGGAGAAGAGCCTATTGCTGGTTACAAAAGGATCACACAACTTCCATGGGAAAACGGAAGGGGAGAAGAGCCTCTTCATCTACTCGAAGCTTCACGCCAAACCCTCCTCAGCCTCGCTGACAACCAAGAAAACTGGGTAGTGAAGGAAAGCTCAGTAACTGTGTGGCAAATTGTGAACAGTCAGTTTCGGTCGGTGACGGATCTTAAAGCAAAAGGCATTCGTTTCCGGCGGAGTTCTCATTGCTTGACCGACATCAAGTTCTCCTCCTTTGCCTTCTACGCTGAACTCCATCTTCCTTCCTTCTACCTCACCAAAAAAACCAGAGTATACTTCTCCAATATTATCGCCTTCGAGATGTCTCCTAATAAGAGGCACACAGACTTCGCAGTGACGACTTACTTGAACTTCATGAAAGCGCTGATCCACAATGCGAATGATGTAAAGGTGTTGCGGGAGAAAGGCATACTGTACGGCTCTTTGGCTAGCGATGACGAAGTGGTCGAAATGTTTAAAAGCATCGAGACTTATGGATGCTCAAACCGAGCCCAAGGCCTTTTTCGTGACGTGAAGATGAGGATTGAGGAGCACTGCAACAGCAAAGCGAGGACGTGGATGGCCGACCTCATGAAAACCAATTTTCGGAGTCCATGGACTGTTATAGCTCTCGTCGCCGCCGCTCTTCTCATATGCCTCACTTTTTTGCAAACTTTCTACACAATCAATCCACACATTTGA